Part of the Bradyrhizobium sp. AZCC 1721 genome, TCGGCTGATCGGCGAGCGGAGGACTGCCGAACTGCCGCGGATCGAGTTGATCCGCATGATGCTCGGCCGCGAACTCGCCGAGACGACGAGTGAGCGCGCGGCAGCGCAGGTGCGGCAGGCGGGGGAGCTCTGCGCGCGCTTCGAGGGGTACGGCAAGGCCGGCTATGTTGCGCCGTTCGATCTCGCGCTTCGCCGCGGCGAGGTGGTTGGCCTGGCCGGCCTGCTCGGATCGGGGCGCACCGAAACCGCGCGGCTGGTGTTTGGCGCCGAGCGCGCCGATAGCGGCAGCGCCACAGTCGACGGCAAGCCGGTCCGGCTGCAATCGCCGCGCGATGCGGTTGCCCATGGCTTCGGCTATTGCCCCGAAGAGCGCAAGACCGAGGGCATCATTGCTGACCTGACCGTGCGCGAAAACATCGTGCTGGCGCTGCAGGCCAAGCGCGGCCTCGCAAAACCGCTGTCTCGTTCCGAACAGGACGAGATCGCGATGCGGTTCATCCGCCTGCTCGACATTCGCCCGCCGGAGCCGGAGCGGCCGATCGGGCTATTGTCGGGCGGCAACCAGCAGAAGGTGCTGCTCGCCCGCTGGCTCGCCACGGCGCCGCGCGTTCTGGTGCTGGACGAGCCGACCCGCGGCATCGATGTCGGTGCGCATGCCGAGATCATCCGCCTGATCCGCGAACTGTGCGACGACGGCCTGGCGCTCCTGGTGATTTCTTCCGAGCTCGACGAGATCGTGACCTATTCCGACCGGGTGATCGTGCTGCGCGATCGAGCCCATGTCGACGAGCTGGAAGGGGAAGCCATCGACATCTCCAATATTCTGGCGGCGATTGCCGCTAGCAGCACCATTGGCGCGGAAGCCGGGCAAGCATGATGCCAACCATGATGCAAAGACTGCTGCAAAGCCGTGGCCTCGCTCAGATTGTCGCCTTGCTGGTGATCCTTGCGATCGACCGCGCGGTCTCGCCGCAATTCTTCGATCTGCGGATGCAGGACGGACGGCTGTTCGGCAGCCTGATCGACGTCTTGAACCGCGGCGCGCCGGTCGCGCTGCTTGCGCTGGGCATGGTGCTGGTCATCGCCACGCGCGGTATCGATCTGTCGGTGGGGGCGGTCATGGCGATTGCCGGCGCCATTGCCGCGAGCCTGGCCGATGCCTACGGCCTGCCGCTGGCGCTTGCCGCCGCGCTCGGCGCCGGGTTGCTGTGCGGGTTGTGGAATGGCTTCCTTGTTGCGATGCTCGGCATCCAGCCGATCGTCGCCACGCTGATCCTGATGGTGGCGGGCCGCGGTGTCGCGCAACTCATCACCGAAGGCCGGATTGTCACTTTCACCGCGCCGGACCTGGTCTGGCTCGGCAACGGCGCCGTGCTCGGCGTGCCGACGCCGGTCGTGGTCGTCCTCGGTATGCTGGTTGTCACAGGCGCGGTGGTCCGCGGCTCGGCGCTTGGCCTGTTGATCGAGGCGACCGGCGGCAATGCAAGGGCGAGTGAACTGGCGGGGATCGGCACCCGCGCCATGATCCTCGCGGTCTATGTCTGGTGCGGCCTGTGCGCGGCGCTTGCCGGCGTTATCGCCGCCGCCGACATCATGGGCGCGGACGCCAACAATGCCGGGCTCTGGCTCGAGCTCGACGCCATTCTGGCCGTCGTGATCGGCGGCACGTCGCTGTTCGGCGGACGCTTTAGCCTCGTGCTGGCGATGGTCGGCGCACTAATCATTCAGGCCATGAACACCGGCATTTTGCTGTCGGGCTATCCGCCGGAGTTCAATCTCCTCGTGAAAGCGGCCGTCGTGTTGATCGTCCTGCTGCTGCAGTCGCCGCGCTTCGCCAGTGCCGGGGCCGTGCTGGGGAGGGCGCGACAATGAGGCGGCTGCCGCCGGTCGCGATAACGGCCATCGTTTTCGTCGTCGGATTTGCGCTCTGCACGGCGCAATTCCCCAATTTCGCTTCCACCCGCGTGGCGGCCAATCTGCTGACCGACAATGCCTTTCTCGGTATCGTCGCCACCGGCATGACCTTCGTGATCATTTCCGGGGGCATCGACCTGTCGGTCGGCTCGGTGATCGGCTTCACCACCGTCTTCGTCGCGCTGGCGATCGAGCGCCTCGGCGTGCCGCCGCTGGTAGCCTTCGCGGCGATCCTCTTGCTATGCGCCGCCTTCGGTGCGGCCATGGGCGCCATCATCCACGTCTTCGACATGCCGCCCTTCATCGTCACGCTGGCCGGCATGTTCCTCGCCCGCGGTGCCAGCTTCCTGATGTCGACGGAATCGACGCCGATCAGCGCGCCGCTCTATTCGACGGTGTCGGATTTCGCGCTGCGGCTGCCCGGGGGAGGCCGGCTCACCGCCATTGCCTTGATCATGCTCGCGGTGATCGCGGCGGGCGCCGTGCTGCTGCATTTCACCCGCTTCGGGGCAAATGTCTATGCGCTCGGCGGCAGCCGCGCGACCACCGCGCTGATGGGCATACCGGTCGGATCGATGACGGTGCGCATCTACATGCTGTCGAGCGTGCTTGCGGGGCTCGCCGGCATTGTGTTCTCCTTCTACACTGCAGCGGGCTACTCCTTGTCCGCCGTCGGCGTCGAACTCGATTCGATCGCGGCCGTAGTGATCGGCGGCACCTTGCTGACCGGCGGTCAGGGATCGGTGGTCGGCACGTTGCTCGGCGTGCTGATTCAGGGCCTGATCCAGACCTACATCAATTTCGATGGAACCTTGTCGAGCTGGTGGACCAAGATCGTGACCGGTATGCTGCTTTTCGCTTTCATCGCCCTGCAGCAGGCCATGCTCGGCATCTCCCGCCGCGCCGGCCCCCGTAAGGCAGGAGTTCTCAAATCATGACCTCCCGGCTTGTCGTCATCCCGACGCGGCGCGCGCATTCCAACCACGCCGAGGTCGCCCGCAGCATCGGCGTCGACATCATCGCCGGCCGCTACGCCGAAGGCGTCCGCCTTCCGGGCGACGCCGAACTCACGGCGATGTTCGGCGTGTCCCGGCCGGTCTTGCGCGAGAGCGTCAAAACTTTGGTCGCGAAGGGGCTCCTCACCACCAAGGCGCGGGTCGGCACCGTGGTGCGCGAGCGCGGCGCCTGGAACATGTTCGATGCCGACGTGCTGGCCTGGCATCTCGATGCCGGCATCGACCGGCGCTTCCTCAACGACCTCGCCGAAATCCGGCTTGCGGTTGAGCCGCGGGCGGCTGCGCTCGCCGCTAGCCGCCGCTCGGAAGCCGACATCGCCGAACTCAATCGGAGTATGGAGCGGATGCGGCGTGAGGCTTCCGACTCCGTCGGTTTTGCCGACGGCGATCTTGCCCTGCATCTGGCCGTCGCCAACGCGTCCGGCAATCTGTTCATGCGCTCGATCGGCAACGTCATCGAGGCGGCGTTGCGCGCTTCGTTCCTGCTCAGCGCCCCGGTCGAAACGCAGGACCGCGAGACCGTGCTGCTGTGGCATCAGCGCATCGTCGATGCGATCGCCAGCGGCGATGCCGAGGCAGCCGCCGCAGCCATGACCGAGGTGATCCACAACGGATTGCGCCGTCATGAGGACGTTTCGCCATCGTCCGGCGCCGCGCCTGCGGTCTCCGCAGCGGTCGAACCTGGAGAGCAATCATGAGCCCGCTTCGCGTCGCCATCGTCGGCTTCGGCAAGATCGCACGCGACCAGCATGTGCCGGCGATTGCTGCAACCGACGGCGTCGAGCTGGTTGCCGTCGCGAGCCGCAATGCCTCGCTTCCCGGCGTGCCGCATGCGGCGACGCTCGATGAACTCCTGCGCGACGGTCCGCCGATCGACGCAGTGGCGCTGTGCACACCGCCGCAGGTTCGCCACGCACAAGCGGCGACGGCGCTTGCCGCCGGCAAGCATGTGATGCTGGAAAAGCCGCCCGGCGCCACGGTGGCTGAGATCAATCCGCTCGTGACCGCCGCGAGGACCGCGCAACGCACGCTGTTCGCCACGTGGCACTCGCGCTTCGCTCCGGCCGTCGAGCCTGCGCGGCAATTGCTGGCCGGGAGGAAGGTCACGGCTGTCAAAATTACCTGGAAGGAAGACGTGCGGGTCTGGCATCCCGGGCAGGCCTGGATCTTTGAGCCGGGCGGGCTCGGCGTGTTCGACCCCGGCATCAACGCGCTTTCGATCCTGACGCGTATTTTGCCGCAACCATTGTTCGTGACCTCGGCCGATCTCGCGTTCCCCGCCAATCGCGACGCGCCGATCGCCGCGACCCTTGCACTCAGTGACGCACAGGGGCTGAAGATCATGGCCGAGTTCGACTTCCGCCAGACCGGTCCGCAAAGCTGGGACATTGATCTCGATACCGACGGCGGTCCGGTCACCCTTTCCATGGGCGGGGCGAGGTTGAGGGCAGGGGGCGTCGAGCTCGTCGATGCCGCTGAGGCCGAGTATGCCGGGCTCTATCACCGCTTTCGCGAACTCGCCGCAACCGGCGACAGCGACGTCGATCTTGCGCCGCTGCAACTCGTCGCCGACGCGTTCCTGCTGGGGCGCCGCCGCACGGTTGAGCCATTCGAGGACGAGACATGAACACGCTGTCCGCCTCGCGCGTGGCGCGCTCCCGCTTCGGCGTCCTGCCTGACGGCAGCGAAGTCGAGCGCATTGTGTTGCAATGTGATGGCGGACTGGAAGCGCGCATCATCACCTATGGTGCAAGCCTGCAGGCCTTGCTGGTGCCGGATGTCGCCGGACGTCGCGACGACATCGTGCTTGGTCACGACGCCTTCGAGGGATATCTCGCCCGGCGGCAGTTCTTCGGCGCCACCGTCGGGCGTTACGCCAACCGTATCGCCGGCGCGCGCTTTGCGCTCGATGGCACTGAGGTGCAGCTCGCGGCCAACAACGGCCCCAATGCGTTGCATGGCGGGCTGGAGGGCTTCGATCGCCGCAACTGGCGGATTGCCGGGATCGAGGACGGAGACCGTCCGGCCGTGACGCTCGCCTACGCCAGCGCCGATGGCGAGGAGGGATATCCCGGCGCGCTCGATGTGGAGGTGACCTGGCGTCTCACCGGGCCGATGGAACTCTCGCTGGAGATGACGGCGCGGACCGATCGTCCCACCGTGGTCAATCTCACCAATCACAGCTTTTTCAATCTGGCGGGTGCGTGCTCCGGCCAGAACATTCTCGATCATCGCCTCACCGTGGCGGCGGACCATTTCCTTGCCATCGATGCCGGCGCGATCCCGCTGCCGGAGCCACCTTCCGCGGTGGACGGTACGCCGTTTGACTTCCGTACGGGTATCGAGATCGGCGCGAGGATCCGCAACGACCATCCGCAGCTCCGTGTTGGCCGCGGTTATGACCATAATTTCTGCCTCGCGCCGCCAAGTGGCGAGCCTCGCTTCGCCGCGCGGCTTGCAGCGCCAACATCCGGCCGCGTGCTCGAACTGTTCACCAACCAGCCCGGGCTACAAGTCTATTCCGGAAACTTTCTCGACGGCTCAACCGCTGGAAAAGGCGGCCGCCTGTATCGGCAGTCCGATGCCATCTGCCTCGAGCCGCACGCGTGGCCCGATACGCCCAATCGGCCGGACTTC contains:
- a CDS encoding sugar ABC transporter ATP-binding protein, giving the protein MNAVSDPSPALLEVRGLSKSFGTLRALQEVDFTLQAGEIHALLGENGAGKSTLIKAVTGVFPRDAGIVRLSGTEVALRSAKAAVDAGIATVYQEVNLLLNLSVAQNLYLGRQPTRFGLVREAEMRRNATALLAEFDLHIDVAEPLGTYSVAVQHIAAIARAVDQSARVLILDEPTASLDRHEVEILFAVMRKLATRGIGVVFVTHFLDQVYEICDRITVLRNGRLIGERRTAELPRIELIRMMLGRELAETTSERAAAQVRQAGELCARFEGYGKAGYVAPFDLALRRGEVVGLAGLLGSGRTETARLVFGAERADSGSATVDGKPVRLQSPRDAVAHGFGYCPEERKTEGIIADLTVRENIVLALQAKRGLAKPLSRSEQDEIAMRFIRLLDIRPPEPERPIGLLSGGNQQKVLLARWLATAPRVLVLDEPTRGIDVGAHAEIIRLIRELCDDGLALLVISSELDEIVTYSDRVIVLRDRAHVDELEGEAIDISNILAAIAASSTIGAEAGQA
- a CDS encoding ABC transporter permease — translated: MQRLLQSRGLAQIVALLVILAIDRAVSPQFFDLRMQDGRLFGSLIDVLNRGAPVALLALGMVLVIATRGIDLSVGAVMAIAGAIAASLADAYGLPLALAAALGAGLLCGLWNGFLVAMLGIQPIVATLILMVAGRGVAQLITEGRIVTFTAPDLVWLGNGAVLGVPTPVVVVLGMLVVTGAVVRGSALGLLIEATGGNARASELAGIGTRAMILAVYVWCGLCAALAGVIAAADIMGADANNAGLWLELDAILAVVIGGTSLFGGRFSLVLAMVGALIIQAMNTGILLSGYPPEFNLLVKAAVVLIVLLLQSPRFASAGAVLGRARQ
- the yjfF gene encoding galactofuranose ABC transporter, permease protein YjfF; the protein is MRRLPPVAITAIVFVVGFALCTAQFPNFASTRVAANLLTDNAFLGIVATGMTFVIISGGIDLSVGSVIGFTTVFVALAIERLGVPPLVAFAAILLLCAAFGAAMGAIIHVFDMPPFIVTLAGMFLARGASFLMSTESTPISAPLYSTVSDFALRLPGGGRLTAIALIMLAVIAAGAVLLHFTRFGANVYALGGSRATTALMGIPVGSMTVRIYMLSSVLAGLAGIVFSFYTAAGYSLSAVGVELDSIAAVVIGGTLLTGGQGSVVGTLLGVLIQGLIQTYINFDGTLSSWWTKIVTGMLLFAFIALQQAMLGISRRAGPRKAGVLKS
- a CDS encoding FadR/GntR family transcriptional regulator, whose product is MTSRLVVIPTRRAHSNHAEVARSIGVDIIAGRYAEGVRLPGDAELTAMFGVSRPVLRESVKTLVAKGLLTTKARVGTVVRERGAWNMFDADVLAWHLDAGIDRRFLNDLAEIRLAVEPRAAALAASRRSEADIAELNRSMERMRREASDSVGFADGDLALHLAVANASGNLFMRSIGNVIEAALRASFLLSAPVETQDRETVLLWHQRIVDAIASGDAEAAAAAMTEVIHNGLRRHEDVSPSSGAAPAVSAAVEPGEQS
- a CDS encoding Gfo/Idh/MocA family protein, which translates into the protein MSPLRVAIVGFGKIARDQHVPAIAATDGVELVAVASRNASLPGVPHAATLDELLRDGPPIDAVALCTPPQVRHAQAATALAAGKHVMLEKPPGATVAEINPLVTAARTAQRTLFATWHSRFAPAVEPARQLLAGRKVTAVKITWKEDVRVWHPGQAWIFEPGGLGVFDPGINALSILTRILPQPLFVTSADLAFPANRDAPIAATLALSDAQGLKIMAEFDFRQTGPQSWDIDLDTDGGPVTLSMGGARLRAGGVELVDAAEAEYAGLYHRFRELAATGDSDVDLAPLQLVADAFLLGRRRTVEPFEDET
- a CDS encoding aldose epimerase family protein, which translates into the protein MNTLSASRVARSRFGVLPDGSEVERIVLQCDGGLEARIITYGASLQALLVPDVAGRRDDIVLGHDAFEGYLARRQFFGATVGRYANRIAGARFALDGTEVQLAANNGPNALHGGLEGFDRRNWRIAGIEDGDRPAVTLAYASADGEEGYPGALDVEVTWRLTGPMELSLEMTARTDRPTVVNLTNHSFFNLAGACSGQNILDHRLTVAADHFLAIDAGAIPLPEPPSAVDGTPFDFRTGIEIGARIRNDHPQLRVGRGYDHNFCLAPPSGEPRFAARLAAPTSGRVLELFTNQPGLQVYSGNFLDGSTAGKGGRLYRQSDAICLEPHAWPDTPNRPDFPTARLSPGEVYRHSTLYRFMHAIGGAIGTQSVVELPGESGR